The Streptomyces liliiviolaceus sequence GCGACAGGCAGAATGCCGTGCATGACGCCGCTTTTTCAAATTCGCGCCGATCACGACCGGGAAACCATCGTCATGTATCAGGCATTCTCGCCTGCCATCGCCGATGCCGCGTTACGCGCAGGACGTTTCGTGCCACCCTTCTCATTCCACCGGATGACGTGGATAAAGCCGTCCTTCCTGTGGCTGATGCATCGCAGCAACTGGGCTCGAAAGGCCGGGCAGCAGCGGGTGCTCGCCGTGCGGATGAGCCGTAGGGGGTGGGACGAGGCCCTGTCCAAGGCCGTTCCCACGACCTCGGATCCAGTGGCTCTGGCCCGGGCCACCGTGCATGTCCAGTGGGACCCGGAGCGGTCGCTACGAGGGGCGGCGCTGAATCACTACAGCATCC is a genomic window containing:
- a CDS encoding DUF4291 domain-containing protein, with protein sequence MTPLFQIRADHDRETIVMYQAFSPAIADAALRAGRFVPPFSFHRMTWIKPSFLWLMHRSNWARKAGQQRVLAVRMSRRGWDEALSKAVPTTSDPVALARATVHVQWDPERSLRGAALNHYSIQVGISRHLIRTFTDEWVVGLTDVTPRTHKISALLQAGRHTEARRLLPPEREYPKPA